GCGCGGACCCTGCTGCTATCAGCACGGCAAGTCCTACTGCGACGGTGACGAAGCTTCGTTTCATCAGTCAAGACCACTAAGCAAAGCGCAAGAGTAAGGTTCGGTAAGGCATCGCATCGGCCATACTTCAGCCACTGACAGCCGCCGGGCCACGCTGGCCGGACGTTTGTCGGACATCGGGGAAAACCCGCGTCGGCAACCCGCAACCAGGGACCCGAACGGCTCGTATCATACCGGCAGGCGGACCCCCGTCAAGTTGGCTAACCGACATAAGAGAGCAGAAAACGAAACGTTTTCGCGCCCATCGCCCGGCTTTTCTTCAGCTTTCAATTGCTTGACAACAGGTGGCGGTCTCTAGAGAAATCGCACGAGACAGTTCGTTTTGTGACAAATCCGACATGAAAAACTGTTACTGTTCATTTTTTTCGGACATCGGGCGGTGGGCAACGAGGACGATGATCGTCCGCGAGGCCGGCCGGCAGATCGACAGGGCGGCGGCCTGCTCCCATGTCCACACTGCATGACCGTCGGCGGCTACGGCCGTCGGCATCGATACCCTATTCCATGAGAAGAAATCGTATGGCTTTGCGTCGCGTCGCAACGGCGCTGCTGGTGGCTGGCTTGATCACCGCGCAGACAGCACAGGCACAGGTGACACTGAACTTCGTCAACGCGGACATCGACCAGGTGGCCAAGGCGATTGGCGCGGCAACCGGCAAAACGATCATCGTCGACCCGCGTGTGAAAGGTCAGTTGAATCTCGTGTCGGAAAACGCAGTGCCCGAAGATCAGGCGCTGAAAACCTTGCAGTCCGCATTGCGCATGCAGGGCTTCGCGCTCGTGCAGGACCACGGCGTACTGAAAGTCGTGCCCGAGGCCGACGCGAAGCTGCAAGGCGTGCCGACCTATGTCGGCAATGCGCCTACGGCCCGCGGCGACCAGGTGATCACGCAGGTATTCATTCTGAAGAATGAATCGGCCAACAATCTGTTGCCGGTGCTGCGTCCGCTCATCTCGCCGAACAATACCGTGGCGGCCTACCCCGCCAACAATTCGATTGTAGTCACCGACTACGCCGACAACGTGCGGCGTATCGCCCAGATCATCCAGGGCGTGGATTCGGCGGCGGGCCAGTCGGTATCGGTGGTGCAGCTGAAGAACGCCAATGCGATCGACATCGCCACGCAACTCAACAAGATGCTCGACCCGGGTTCGATCGGTAGCACGGACGCGACGCTGAAGGTGTCGGTCACCGCCGACCCGCGCACCAACTCGCTGCTGATCCGCGCGTCGAACGGCGCGCGTCTCGCGGCGGCGAGGCAACTGGCGAAAGAACTCGATACGCCGACCACCATGCCCGGCAACATTCACGTCGTGCCGCTGCGCAATGCGGACGCGACGAAGCTCGCCAAGACCTTGCGCGGGATGTTCGGCAAAGGCGGCGACACCGGCTCGTCGAGCAACTCGAACGACGCGAATTCGTTCAACCAGAACAGCGGCGGCGGCATCGGCGGCAACAATTCGACGGGCTCGTCGGGTACGCCGCCGCTGCCGTCGGGCGGACTCGGCAGCAGCTCCCTGGCTTCGCCGATGGGGGGCAGCGGCAGCGGGGGCGGATATGGCGCGGGCGGCGGTTCCAATACCGGCGGCTTCGGGAACGACAAGGACAAGAGCGACGACAATCAGCAAGGCGGCATGATCCAGGCGGATTCCGCGACCAACTCGCTGATCATCACGGCGGCCGAGCCGGTGTACCGCAATCTGCGCGCGGTGATCGACCAGCTCGACGCACGTCGCGCGCAGGTCTATCTCGAGGCGTTGATCGTCGAGTTGAACTCGAACACCAGCGGCAACCTCGGCATTCAGTGGCAGGTCGCGAACAATTCGATCTTCGCCGGCACCAATCTACAGACCGGTAGCAGCAACAGCATCGTCAATCTGACGGCGGGCGCCGTGGCGGCCGGCGCAACCGGCGGTCTCGCCGGCGCGCTCGCTGCCCAAAATCTCCAGCAGGGTCTCAACATCGGCTGGATTCACAACATCTTCGGTGTGCAAGGACTCGGCGCGCTGCTCCAGGCGTTGTCGCAAACCGCCGATGCGAACGTGCTGTCGACGCCTAATCTCATCACGCTCGACAACGAGGAAGCGAAGATCGTCGTGGGTACGAACGTCCCTATTCAGACGGGTTCGTATTCGAATCTGACGAGCGCGACGGCGACTTCGGCGTTCAATACCTACGACCGCGTCGACGTCGGTCTGACGCTGCACGTGAAGCCGCAAATCACGGACGGCGGCATTCTCAAGCTGCAGCTCTACACCGAAGACTCGGCGATCGTCACTGGCACGAACAACGCGGCGACCAACCCGGCCGGCCCGGAATTCACCAAGCGTTCGATCCAGTCGACGGTACTCGCCGATAACGGCGAGATCATCGTGCTGGGCGGCTTGATGCAGGACAACTACCAGGTCAGCAACAGCAAGGTGCCGCTGCTCGGCGATATTCCGTGGATCGGCCAGCTGTTCCGCTCGGAACAGAAGACCCGTAACAAGACCAACCTGATGGTGTTCCTGCGCCCTGTGATCATCAACGATCGCAGTACCTCTCAGGCCGTGACGTCGAATCGCTACGACTACATTCAGGGCGTGCAGGGTGCGTACAAGCAGGACAACAATCTGATGAAGGACAACGACGATCCGGTGGTTCCGCCGATGCCAATCGGTCCGAGCCAGGGCGGGTCGCCCGCGATGAATCTGTTCGATCTCGACAAGATGCGCCGTCAGCAGTTGGCGCCGCCGCCGGCCAACGGCGGAGCGCCCACGGTCGTTCCCGCGCCGGCCACGAATGGTGCCGTGCAGACGAATCCGGTCACCGTGGCGCCGTCCACTCAGAGCAATCCGGTCACTGTGACGCCGTCCACGGCGTCGCCTGGAGTGCGGCCGTGAGCACGCCGTCCACGCCGCCGTCAGCGTCTGCTACGTCAGCCGCAACGCGAGCCGGTGCCGCGACGCAAGCGACGCAGGCCGCGGCGATGTCGCCCGCGGGCGCGACGGAGCATGCCGGGCGCGAGGCGCCTTCGGCCATCGCCGCGCGGCTCGTGCCTTACGGCTTTGCCCGTGCCGGCCAGATTCTGGTCGCGCATCAGCATGCGGACAGCCTCGAGGTCTGGATCAGCGAACGCACGAGCGACGCGGCGCTGTCCGAAATAGCACGTAACTTCGGCGCAGTGTCGATCGTACGTCTGCCCGCCGATGAGCTCACGCAGGCGATCAACCAGGCGTATTCGCGCCAGGACGGCAGCGCTGCGCAGGTGGTCGGCGAAGTGGAAGGCGAGGTCGATCTTTCGCGCCTCATGCAGGACATTCCCGAGGTGGAGGATCTGCTGGAGTCGGAAGACGACGCCCCGATCATCCGCATGATCAACGCGCTGCTCACGCAAGCGGCGCGCGAGCAGGCGTCGGATATTCACATCGAGCCGTTCGAAACCTCTTCTGTGGTGCGCTTTCGCGTCGACGGTACGTTGCGCGACGTCGTGCGGCCGAAGAAAGCGCTGCACGGTGCGCTGATCTCGCGGATCAAGATCATGGCGCAGCTCGATATCGCCGAAAAGCGTTTGCCGCAGGACGGCCGTATCACGCTGCGCGTGGGCGGCCGCCCGGTCGACGTGCGCGTCTCGACGCTGCCGACCGGCCACGGCGAACGCGCGGTGCTGCGTCTGCTGGAAAAAGACGCGTCACGCCTGAACCTCGAAGCGCTCGGCATGGCGTCGGATACGCTCGGCAGGTTCGACAAACTGATCGGCAGGCCGCACGGCATCGTGCTGGTGACCGGGCCGACCGGCTCCGGTAAAACGACCACGCTGTATGCGGCCATGTCGCGGCTCGAAACCGCGACCACGAACATCATGACGGTCGAGGATCCGATCGAATACGACCTGTCGGGCATCGGCCAGACGCAGGTCAACGAACGGATCGGCATGACCTTCGCGCGGGCGCTGCGCTCGATTCTGCGGCAGGATCCGGACGTCATCATGATCGGTGAAATCCGCGACCTGGAGACTGCGCAGATCGCGGTGCAGGCGTCGCTGACCGGCCACCTCGTGCTGGCCACGCTGCACACCAACGACGCGGCATCCGCCGTGACTCGTCTGACCGACATGGGCGTCGAGCCGTATCTGCTGGCGTCATCGCTGCTCGGCGTGCTGGCGCAGCGGCTGGTGCGGCGCCTGTGCCCGATATGCCGCGAAGAGCGTGTCGAAGAAGACGGCAGCGTGCGCTACCATCCGGTCGGTTGCGACCGGTGCGGCCATTCCGGTTATGCGGGACGCCGCGGCGTCTACGAACTGCTGCTGATCGACGATAACATCCGCACGCTCGTTCACCGCAACGCAGCCGATGCGGAAATTCTCGCGGCCGGCCGTGCGCAAGGCATGCGCACGCTGCGTGAGGATGCGGACCGCTGGCTCGCCTCCGGGCTGACGTCGCTCGAAGAAGTGATCCGCGTCACGGGCGGAGCATAAGCGCATGCCGGCATTTCGTTTCGAAGCGATCGACGCGGCGGGCAAGGCGCAAAAAGGCGTGCTCGACGCGGACAGCGCGCGCGGCGCGCGGACCAATCTGCGTTCGCAAGGATTGACGCCGCTCGTCGTCGAACCGGCCGCCACGCGCACGCGCGGCGAGCGTAATCAACGGCTGTCGCTGGGGCGGCGTCTGTCGCAACGCGAGCAGGCGATCCTGACGCGCCAGCTCGCCAGCCTGCTGATTGCCGGCTTGCCGCTCGACGAAGCGCTCGCGGTGCTCACCGAGCAATCGGAGCGCGACTACATTCGCGAACTGATGGCGTCGATCCGCGCGGAAGTACTCGGCGGCCATTCGCTGGCCAATGCGCTGACGCAGCATCCGAAAGACTTCCCCGAGATTTATCGCGCGCTGGTCGCGGCTGGTGAACATACCGGCAAGCTCGGCCTGGTGCTGTCGCGGCTCGCCGACTACATCGAGCAACGCAACGCGCTGAAGCAGAAGATCGTGCTCGCGTTCACATACCCGACCATCGTCACGATTATCGCTTTCGGTATCGTCACGTTTCTGTTGAGCTACGTGGTGCCGCAGGTGGTGAACGTGTTCGCCAGCACCAAGCAGCAACTGCCCTTCCTCACCATCATGATGATGGCGCTTTCCGGGTTCGTGCGGAACTGGTGGTGGGCGATGCTGATCGGCGTGGTCGTGCTGATGTATCTGGTGCGCTCGATTCTGAAGCAGCCCGGCCCGCGCCTCGCGTTCGACCGTTGGCTACTGACCGCGCCGTTGCTCGGCAAACTCGTACGCGGCTACAACACCGTGCGCTTTGCCAGCACGCTCGGCATTCTCACCGCGGCGGGCGTGCCGATTCTGCGCGCGCTGCAAGCCGCCGCCGAAACGCTTAGCAATAACGCGATGCGCGAGAACATCGACGACGCCATTGTGCGTGTGCGCGAAGGCACGTCGCTGTCACGCGCGCTCGGCAACACGAAGACGTTTCCGCCTGTGCTGGTTCACCTGATTCGTTCGGGCGAAGCGACCGGCGACGTGACCACGATGCTCGACCGCGCGGCAGACGGCGAAGCGCGCGAACTGGAACGCCGCACGATGTTCCTGACGAGTCTGCTGGAGCCGTTGCTGATTCTGGCGATGGGGGGCGTGGTGCTGGTGATCGTGCTGGCGGTGATGCTGCCGATCATCGAGTTGAACAACCTGGTGCAGTAAGGCCGGAAGAGAGACTGAATCGCGCGATGACCGGTGTGGTCACCGCGCAAACATCAGTTAAAGCGAAGCTGCTGCTTTGCGCTTTTGCTTCAGCGCACGTAGATCGTCGGACCTGCGGGGTTGGCCGGCAGGAACACTTCGGAATGCGCGCCATTGCGGTCGATGATGATCGAGCGGGCGCGGACTTCGGAAAGTTTGCTGCCTTGCATCAGCGCGCTGCCGAGCGACACGGCACGCGGCGGTTCGCCGCCCACGCTGACGATGGCCGCGGCGCCTTCCCGCAAAGCGAGGATGCCGAACAGCCGCACGTCCTGGTTGGCGTTGCGCGTGAGTTGGCCGCCGAACAGCGTGGCAGCCTGCTCGGTCGAGATCTGCGCATGCGCGGCGGCGGCGGGCAACGGCGCACCGGACAACGTGCTGAGCGTGATGACCCAGTAGGTCAGCGTCGCGCAGAACACGGCGAACAGCGCGAGCGACAGAAAGCGAATTTGGATGGCGTTCATGCGCATCATTGTACGGACTATTGTGAAAATTGCGTTGGGCTGAAAGCGCCTTCTCACGACCCTTCAACTGCATGACATTAAAATGACCGGCCGGGCGTGTTCAATGGCAGCCTGATTGCCAAAACGCGAATC
The nucleotide sequence above comes from Paraburkholderia aromaticivorans. Encoded proteins:
- the gspD gene encoding type II secretion system secretin GspD produces the protein MALRRVATALLVAGLITAQTAQAQVTLNFVNADIDQVAKAIGAATGKTIIVDPRVKGQLNLVSENAVPEDQALKTLQSALRMQGFALVQDHGVLKVVPEADAKLQGVPTYVGNAPTARGDQVITQVFILKNESANNLLPVLRPLISPNNTVAAYPANNSIVVTDYADNVRRIAQIIQGVDSAAGQSVSVVQLKNANAIDIATQLNKMLDPGSIGSTDATLKVSVTADPRTNSLLIRASNGARLAAARQLAKELDTPTTMPGNIHVVPLRNADATKLAKTLRGMFGKGGDTGSSSNSNDANSFNQNSGGGIGGNNSTGSSGTPPLPSGGLGSSSLASPMGGSGSGGGYGAGGGSNTGGFGNDKDKSDDNQQGGMIQADSATNSLIITAAEPVYRNLRAVIDQLDARRAQVYLEALIVELNSNTSGNLGIQWQVANNSIFAGTNLQTGSSNSIVNLTAGAVAAGATGGLAGALAAQNLQQGLNIGWIHNIFGVQGLGALLQALSQTADANVLSTPNLITLDNEEAKIVVGTNVPIQTGSYSNLTSATATSAFNTYDRVDVGLTLHVKPQITDGGILKLQLYTEDSAIVTGTNNAATNPAGPEFTKRSIQSTVLADNGEIIVLGGLMQDNYQVSNSKVPLLGDIPWIGQLFRSEQKTRNKTNLMVFLRPVIINDRSTSQAVTSNRYDYIQGVQGAYKQDNNLMKDNDDPVVPPMPIGPSQGGSPAMNLFDLDKMRRQQLAPPPANGGAPTVVPAPATNGAVQTNPVTVAPSTQSNPVTVTPSTASPGVRP
- the gspE gene encoding type II secretion system ATPase GspE, which gives rise to MSPAGATEHAGREAPSAIAARLVPYGFARAGQILVAHQHADSLEVWISERTSDAALSEIARNFGAVSIVRLPADELTQAINQAYSRQDGSAAQVVGEVEGEVDLSRLMQDIPEVEDLLESEDDAPIIRMINALLTQAAREQASDIHIEPFETSSVVRFRVDGTLRDVVRPKKALHGALISRIKIMAQLDIAEKRLPQDGRITLRVGGRPVDVRVSTLPTGHGERAVLRLLEKDASRLNLEALGMASDTLGRFDKLIGRPHGIVLVTGPTGSGKTTTLYAAMSRLETATTNIMTVEDPIEYDLSGIGQTQVNERIGMTFARALRSILRQDPDVIMIGEIRDLETAQIAVQASLTGHLVLATLHTNDAASAVTRLTDMGVEPYLLASSLLGVLAQRLVRRLCPICREERVEEDGSVRYHPVGCDRCGHSGYAGRRGVYELLLIDDNIRTLVHRNAADAEILAAGRAQGMRTLREDADRWLASGLTSLEEVIRVTGGA
- the gspF gene encoding type II secretion system inner membrane protein GspF; translated protein: MPAFRFEAIDAAGKAQKGVLDADSARGARTNLRSQGLTPLVVEPAATRTRGERNQRLSLGRRLSQREQAILTRQLASLLIAGLPLDEALAVLTEQSERDYIRELMASIRAEVLGGHSLANALTQHPKDFPEIYRALVAAGEHTGKLGLVLSRLADYIEQRNALKQKIVLAFTYPTIVTIIAFGIVTFLLSYVVPQVVNVFASTKQQLPFLTIMMMALSGFVRNWWWAMLIGVVVLMYLVRSILKQPGPRLAFDRWLLTAPLLGKLVRGYNTVRFASTLGILTAAGVPILRALQAAAETLSNNAMRENIDDAIVRVREGTSLSRALGNTKTFPPVLVHLIRSGEATGDVTTMLDRAADGEARELERRTMFLTSLLEPLLILAMGGVVLVIVLAVMLPIIELNNLVQ
- a CDS encoding general secretion pathway protein GspC, translating into MNAIQIRFLSLALFAVFCATLTYWVITLSTLSGAPLPAAAAHAQISTEQAATLFGGQLTRNANQDVRLFGILALREGAAAIVSVGGEPPRAVSLGSALMQGSKLSEVRARSIIIDRNGAHSEVFLPANPAGPTIYVR